From the Solibacillus sp. FSL R5-0449 genome, one window contains:
- the argS gene encoding arginine--tRNA ligase: MNAVEQLQQSIKTALKAAIDQAGLVEAGTEINIHLETPKDKANGDFATNIAMQLTKLAKKPPRAIAESILEHLTTEGTDIEKIEIAGPGFMNITVRKDFLASVVTATFEQGENYGRSTAGAGEKVQVEFVSANPTGDLHLGHARGASVGDSLCNVLDFAGFDVSREYYINDAGNQINNLAYSLEARYKQALGMDAEMPEDGYHGPDIIGIASKLAEEFGATILDKSDEERFKFFREHGLKLELAKLQNDLKNFRVEFDVWYSETSLYENGKIDVALDKLKANGHVFDEEGATWFRSTTFGDDKDRVLIKNDGSYTYLTPDIAYHEDKLRRGFDKLINIWGADHHGYIPRMKAAIEALGYDRGTLEVDIIQMVQLYKNGEKFKMSKRTGNAVTMRELVEEVGLDAVRYFFVKTAGDSHMDFDLDLAVSQSNENPVYYAQYAHARISSILRAANEQGFEASLENLNLLVAEKEEDVLKKVGAFPQIVADAAKHRTPHRIANYIQDLAAAFHSFYNAEKVLNPDNKELTEARLALITAVKTTLANALKLIGVSAPEKM, from the coding sequence ATGAACGCAGTAGAACAATTACAGCAGTCGATTAAAACGGCGTTAAAAGCGGCAATCGATCAAGCAGGCCTAGTAGAAGCGGGCACAGAAATCAACATTCATTTAGAAACACCAAAAGATAAAGCAAACGGTGACTTCGCAACAAATATCGCGATGCAATTAACTAAACTGGCAAAGAAACCGCCACGTGCAATTGCAGAATCGATTTTAGAGCATTTAACGACTGAAGGCACAGACATCGAAAAAATCGAAATTGCCGGACCAGGTTTCATGAATATTACAGTTCGTAAAGACTTCCTGGCAAGTGTTGTTACAGCGACTTTTGAACAAGGTGAAAACTATGGTCGTTCAACTGCAGGTGCAGGAGAAAAAGTACAGGTCGAGTTCGTTTCAGCTAACCCGACTGGCGACTTGCATTTAGGCCATGCGCGCGGTGCATCTGTAGGTGATTCATTATGTAATGTATTGGATTTTGCTGGTTTTGACGTATCACGTGAATACTATATTAATGATGCCGGTAACCAAATCAATAACTTGGCGTATTCTTTGGAAGCACGCTATAAGCAAGCATTAGGAATGGATGCGGAAATGCCGGAAGACGGATACCACGGTCCTGATATTATCGGTATCGCAAGTAAGCTGGCTGAAGAATTCGGTGCTACAATTTTGGATAAGTCTGATGAAGAACGCTTTAAATTTTTCCGTGAGCACGGCTTGAAACTGGAATTGGCAAAACTGCAAAATGACCTTAAAAACTTCCGTGTTGAATTTGATGTTTGGTATTCAGAAACATCTTTATATGAAAACGGCAAAATTGATGTAGCGTTAGACAAATTAAAAGCAAATGGTCATGTATTCGATGAAGAAGGCGCGACTTGGTTCCGTTCAACAACATTCGGTGATGATAAAGACCGCGTATTAATTAAAAACGATGGTTCTTACACATATTTAACTCCGGATATTGCTTACCATGAAGATAAACTACGTCGTGGCTTTGATAAGCTGATCAATATTTGGGGTGCTGACCACCACGGCTATATTCCACGTATGAAAGCGGCGATCGAAGCACTTGGCTATGACCGCGGTACATTGGAAGTAGATATTATCCAAATGGTTCAGCTTTATAAAAACGGCGAGAAATTTAAGATGAGTAAACGTACAGGTAATGCTGTAACGATGCGTGAATTAGTGGAAGAAGTAGGCTTGGATGCTGTACGTTATTTCTTCGTTAAAACAGCAGGGGATTCACATATGGACTTCGATTTAGACTTAGCGGTATCACAATCGAACGAAAACCCGGTTTATTACGCACAGTATGCACATGCACGTATTTCATCAATTTTACGTGCTGCAAACGAGCAAGGGTTCGAAGCATCATTGGAAAACCTGAACTTGTTAGTAGCAGAAAAAGAAGAAGATGTGCTTAAAAAAGTAGGCGCATTCCCGCAAATCGTGGCAGATGCAGCGAAACACCGCACACCACACCGTATCGCAAACTATATTCAAGACTTGGCAGCTGCATTCCATAGTTTCTACAATGCAGAAAAAGTATTGAACCCGGATAACAAAGAACTGACAGAAGCTCGTTTAGCATTAATCACAGCAGTAAAAACAACATTAGCGAATGCACTGAAACTAATCGGCGTAAGCGCACCAGAAAAAATGTAA
- a CDS encoding acyl-CoA dehydrogenase family protein has translation MSKELFIQTDKQQQWLKKLETISESVKEHARQTDEQATFPFENFRKLREIGYTKITLPQEYGGDGFTVYDALLLQETLASYCGSTGLAVSWTIQNVGEIFENRYWDKQKLDWFGEQIANGATVNRAVSEFAMGSPVRGGRPGTSAKRDGDSYVINGRKNYTSGAPDLDYFLVSAWIEDEGQLGFFLVPKTAEGVSVENTWDVASMRGTGSDDLVLDNVRVDQTNLVEIPNYSTGFKLNGWLLLIPATYLGIAQAARDYAVDFANSHSPNSIQGTIAQLPNVQSLIGEMDLALTKARFTIYGVARLYNDPIKKATLVNEINIAKHVVTNTATEVVDKAMRLVGAKSLQRSNPLQRYYRDVRAGLHNPPMDDITIKRLAETAIERNLKERK, from the coding sequence ATGAGCAAGGAACTATTTATACAAACCGACAAGCAGCAACAATGGCTGAAAAAGCTTGAAACTATATCAGAGAGCGTGAAAGAACATGCTCGGCAAACAGATGAACAAGCGACATTTCCATTTGAAAATTTCCGGAAGCTGAGAGAAATCGGCTATACAAAAATAACATTGCCACAGGAATATGGCGGAGATGGCTTCACAGTGTATGATGCGCTGCTACTGCAGGAAACTTTGGCGAGCTATTGCGGAAGCACGGGGCTGGCTGTTTCATGGACAATTCAAAATGTGGGCGAGATTTTTGAAAATCGTTACTGGGATAAACAAAAGCTCGACTGGTTTGGCGAACAGATCGCAAATGGCGCGACAGTTAATCGTGCGGTAAGTGAGTTTGCGATGGGAAGCCCTGTGCGAGGAGGACGTCCGGGGACTTCCGCAAAACGAGATGGTGATTCCTATGTAATTAATGGACGTAAAAACTATACGAGCGGTGCACCAGATCTCGATTATTTTTTAGTATCGGCATGGATTGAAGATGAAGGCCAGTTAGGATTTTTCCTTGTTCCGAAAACGGCTGAAGGGGTATCGGTCGAAAATACATGGGATGTAGCATCAATGCGCGGTACGGGAAGCGATGATTTAGTGCTCGATAATGTACGTGTTGATCAAACAAACTTGGTGGAAATCCCGAACTATTCAACCGGCTTTAAGCTGAACGGCTGGCTGCTGCTTATCCCGGCGACTTATTTAGGGATTGCGCAGGCAGCACGCGATTACGCGGTAGACTTTGCGAACAGTCACTCTCCGAACAGTATTCAAGGAACAATTGCGCAGCTGCCAAATGTGCAATCACTGATTGGGGAAATGGATTTGGCGTTGACGAAAGCACGCTTTACAATTTACGGTGTCGCAAGGCTTTATAATGATCCGATTAAAAAGGCGACATTAGTGAATGAAATCAATATTGCGAAACATGTAGTGACAAATACAGCAACCGAAGTGGTTGATAAGGCGATGCGTCTAGTTGGGGCGAAAAGCCTGCAAAGATCCAACCCGCTTCAACGCTATTACCGTGATGTACGTGCAGGTTTGCACAATCCGCCAATGGATGATATTACAATTAAACGCTTAGCTGAAACGGCAATTGAAAGAAACTTGAAAGAGAGAAAATAA
- a CDS encoding ABC transporter substrate-binding protein, producing the protein MKKWQLLSSAALLTLTLTACNSEKATDEQPANDMAEVTEKAQFPVTLTDALDKEITLEKAPERIITLTPSNTEILFGLGLNDEIIAVNDNDTYPEEALTKESVGGMEFNLEQIIGLQPDLVLAHESGMYSFNEQAIAQLESVGIPVYVVKDAKTFEETYETIEQIGQLTNKEQEAKEMIASIKEGIEEIEVKVAQLEEKSVFIVVGTDPDLYAAGEETFISEMLDVLNVENAVPELGWPMYSSEQFVNSNPDVILVTYESDMAAIEKNDAYAEMDAVKNGNVKLVDGDTTSRQGPRIVEGIESIGAAIYPEVFNE; encoded by the coding sequence TTGAAAAAATGGCAACTGCTTTCTTCCGCAGCATTACTGACATTAACATTGACTGCATGTAATTCGGAAAAAGCAACAGATGAACAACCGGCAAACGATATGGCGGAAGTAACAGAAAAAGCACAATTCCCGGTAACGTTAACAGATGCTTTGGACAAAGAAATTACACTTGAAAAAGCACCGGAACGCATCATTACATTAACACCATCGAATACAGAAATTTTATTCGGCTTAGGATTAAATGATGAAATTATCGCTGTAAATGACAATGATACATATCCTGAAGAAGCATTGACAAAAGAATCGGTTGGCGGCATGGAGTTCAATTTAGAACAAATAATCGGTCTGCAACCGGATTTAGTCTTAGCACATGAATCCGGAATGTACAGCTTCAATGAACAGGCAATTGCGCAGCTTGAATCAGTAGGTATTCCTGTATATGTTGTAAAAGATGCAAAAACATTTGAAGAAACGTACGAAACGATTGAACAAATCGGGCAGCTGACAAATAAAGAACAAGAAGCAAAAGAAATGATTGCCTCCATTAAAGAAGGAATCGAAGAAATTGAAGTGAAAGTAGCACAGCTGGAAGAAAAATCTGTGTTCATCGTAGTTGGAACAGACCCTGATCTTTATGCAGCAGGTGAAGAGACATTCATCAGTGAAATGCTGGACGTGTTAAACGTAGAAAATGCTGTCCCGGAACTAGGATGGCCGATGTACAGCTCTGAACAATTTGTAAACAGCAATCCGGATGTCATTTTAGTTACGTATGAAAGCGATATGGCGGCAATCGAGAAAAATGATGCGTATGCCGAAATGGATGCAGTGAAAAACGGCAATGTGAAGTTAGTCGATGGCGATACGACAAGCCGACAAGGTCCTCGTATTGTTGAAGGCATTGAATCGATAGGTGCGGCGATTTATCCAGAGGTATTTAATGAATAA
- a CDS encoding iron ABC transporter permease: MNKKYSIAYVLSIGLLLSSIWIGISFGSVNIPFSTLWDKTTDPVAYSILWKIRMPRVILAALIGASLAIAGAAFQGLLKNPLADPYTLGISSGASVGAVMTIFLGISIPVLGVFTLPVFSMAGAACTMIIVLTFARLVDRSMKMETLILTGIIFSSFLGSCISLMVALTGEQLREIIGWLLGSVSMRGWPYVQMVLPFMLIGTALIWLTRRELNAMIYGEERAQYLGVNVKRSKYMILAGGSILTGAAVAASGTIGFVGLVVPHMIRLLIGADHRHLLTLSFLNGASLLVICDLVSRTIIAPIELPIGVITSFIGAPVFAYIFFKQRRKVVA, encoded by the coding sequence ATGAATAAAAAATATTCAATCGCCTATGTACTATCGATTGGATTGCTTTTAAGCAGTATATGGATCGGCATTTCATTCGGATCGGTAAATATCCCGTTTTCAACACTTTGGGATAAAACGACTGATCCGGTTGCATACAGTATTTTGTGGAAAATCCGAATGCCCCGTGTCATTTTAGCCGCATTAATCGGAGCATCATTAGCAATAGCCGGAGCCGCATTTCAAGGGTTACTTAAAAACCCTTTGGCAGATCCGTATACATTGGGGATTTCCTCTGGTGCCTCGGTAGGTGCGGTTATGACCATCTTTTTAGGGATTTCCATACCAGTGCTCGGTGTTTTTACATTGCCTGTATTCAGTATGGCTGGAGCCGCGTGTACGATGATCATTGTCCTGACGTTTGCAAGATTAGTTGACCGTTCGATGAAAATGGAAACACTGATTTTAACGGGGATTATTTTCAGCTCATTTTTAGGTTCCTGCATTTCCTTAATGGTCGCACTTACTGGTGAACAGCTTCGGGAAATCATCGGCTGGCTTTTAGGCAGTGTTTCGATGCGGGGATGGCCATATGTCCAGATGGTGCTGCCGTTTATGTTGATCGGTACGGCGCTAATTTGGCTGACTCGCCGTGAACTGAATGCGATGATTTACGGAGAAGAGCGTGCCCAGTATTTAGGTGTAAATGTGAAGCGCAGCAAATATATGATTTTGGCGGGCGGTTCCATTTTAACAGGAGCAGCAGTTGCAGCATCCGGAACAATCGGGTTTGTCGGGTTAGTCGTACCGCATATGATTCGACTGCTGATTGGAGCAGACCATCGACATTTATTGACATTGTCGTTTTTGAACGGTGCAAGCCTGCTCGTCATTTGTGACCTAGTATCGCGTACAATTATTGCTCCGATCGAACTGCCGATTGGTGTTATTACTTCCTTTATTGGCGCGCCTGTCTTCGCTTATATTTTCTTCAAACAACGTAGAAAGGTTGTTGCATAA
- a CDS encoding adenosylcobinamide amidohydrolase has product MLKVNNLSGGYDGKTIIKNVTFHVEKGRILGILGPNGSGKSTLLKMISGVMKPQTGEIFIEEKPLKSYDNKQLAKKMAVLPQLNASAFTNSVYDAVSLGRYPHQSGFFSSWTEEDEKTVQRAMESTGVSQYKNQYLEFLSGGEQQRVFIAQALAQNSELLLLDEPTNHLDIAHQKQILDMIRMQVEMQGLTVVSIFHDINLASLYCDELLLLENGEVRAFGEPHEVVLQEQIADVYQARIATYPHPELPKPQITMLPTNEMERKAATIQMDQFQITEDYIEYQAQAPLKVISSAVHNAGIGWYDTILNRSIDPEYDIYNVKEETEQFLKERKFSPTNTVVMLTAVETSCAVIRHFSKNNVEILVMVTAGVGNSVDVTKTYLREDEPHIGTINTWVIINGKLTDEAFIQAMITATEAKTKAMADQQIKDSVTNTIATSTATDSLLIAATQQGDEMPYAGPITEIGKLIGRAVFEVTIEAIKKYKQHYNK; this is encoded by the coding sequence ATGTTAAAAGTAAATAATTTATCTGGTGGTTACGACGGCAAAACGATTATAAAAAATGTGACGTTTCACGTGGAAAAAGGGAGAATTCTCGGGATTCTTGGTCCGAACGGCAGCGGTAAATCGACATTACTAAAAATGATCAGCGGTGTAATGAAGCCTCAAACAGGTGAAATTTTCATCGAAGAAAAACCGCTTAAAAGCTATGATAACAAGCAATTGGCGAAAAAGATGGCCGTTCTGCCTCAATTAAATGCAAGTGCATTTACAAACAGTGTATATGATGCGGTTTCATTAGGCCGTTACCCCCACCAAAGCGGTTTCTTTTCTTCCTGGACCGAAGAGGACGAAAAGACAGTCCAGCGGGCAATGGAAAGTACAGGTGTGTCGCAGTATAAAAATCAGTACTTGGAATTTTTATCGGGAGGCGAGCAGCAACGGGTATTTATCGCCCAGGCACTTGCACAAAATTCGGAGCTGCTTCTACTGGATGAACCGACAAACCATTTGGATATTGCCCATCAAAAGCAGATACTTGATATGATTCGTATGCAAGTTGAGATGCAAGGGCTGACGGTTGTCTCGATTTTCCATGATATTAACCTGGCCTCGCTTTATTGTGATGAACTCCTGCTGTTGGAAAATGGTGAAGTACGGGCATTTGGCGAGCCGCATGAAGTAGTGTTGCAAGAACAGATTGCCGATGTGTATCAGGCACGGATTGCAACATATCCTCACCCCGAGCTGCCGAAACCGCAAATTACGATGCTGCCAACGAATGAAATGGAACGAAAAGCAGCGACAATCCAAATGGACCAGTTTCAAATAACGGAAGACTATATCGAATATCAGGCACAGGCACCGCTGAAAGTAATCTCTTCTGCTGTGCATAATGCCGGCATAGGCTGGTATGACACAATACTCAATCGTTCCATTGATCCAGAATACGATATTTATAATGTGAAAGAGGAAACGGAGCAATTTTTAAAAGAGCGTAAATTTTCTCCAACAAACACGGTCGTTATGCTGACTGCAGTGGAAACAAGCTGCGCAGTTATTCGGCATTTCTCGAAAAATAATGTAGAAATTCTAGTCATGGTAACGGCAGGGGTAGGTAACAGTGTTGATGTTACGAAAACATATTTACGGGAAGATGAGCCGCATATCGGTACGATTAATACATGGGTCATCATTAATGGTAAACTGACAGATGAAGCGTTTATTCAGGCGATGATTACGGCTACTGAAGCCAAAACGAAAGCAATGGCAGATCAGCAAATTAAAGATTCCGTGACAAATACAATTGCAACAAGTACCGCAACCGACAGTCTACTGATTGCCGCTACCCAGCAAGGGGATGAAATGCCGTATGCCGGACCTATTACCGAAATCGGCAAACTGATCGGCCGGGCTGTGTTCGAAGTAACGATCGAAGCAATAAAAAAATATAAGCAGCATTATAATAAGTAA
- a CDS encoding cob(I)yrinic acid a,c-diamide adenosyltransferase: MKLYTKSGDTGKTSIIGGRVDKDHLRVEAYGTIDELNSFIGKAVSELDQEKFKDLIEDLTAIQHELFDGGGDLANVMKERHYKLTEEPIAVLEKRIDALSEEAPPLKRFILPGGSPAAATLHIARTVARRAERETVSLMKEIEDVSPVVQKYLNRLSDYLFAAARVVNYRLSIQDVEYIRSGDVFK, translated from the coding sequence ATGAAATTATATACAAAATCAGGCGATACAGGGAAGACAAGTATTATTGGAGGACGTGTTGATAAAGACCATCTGCGCGTTGAAGCATATGGGACAATTGATGAGCTGAATTCATTTATCGGGAAAGCTGTCAGTGAATTGGACCAGGAAAAGTTCAAGGATCTGATTGAAGATTTAACTGCGATTCAACATGAATTGTTTGATGGCGGCGGGGACTTGGCAAATGTCATGAAAGAACGTCATTACAAACTTACGGAAGAACCGATCGCTGTTTTGGAAAAGCGTATCGATGCACTTTCCGAAGAGGCACCGCCATTAAAACGTTTCATTTTACCAGGCGGATCGCCGGCAGCTGCGACTTTGCATATCGCCCGCACGGTTGCCCGTCGCGCGGAACGTGAAACAGTTTCTTTAATGAAAGAAATTGAAGATGTTTCACCGGTTGTTCAGAAATATTTAAACCGATTATCAGATTATTTATTTGCTGCAGCACGTGTTGTAAACTACCGATTATCGATCCAGGATGTCGAATACATTCGCAGTGGTGACGTGTTCAAATAA
- a CDS encoding (Fe-S)-binding protein: protein MNTFLIINWIAFIAVLLYALGLFAYLLKTRYDYIQLGRKEEFNHKFSERIEDIVEKVFGQSKLLKDKKMGLVHVLFFYGFLMVQFGAIDLIWKGLAPGSHLPLGGLYPVFTFTQELVVLTILIAVAVAFYRRYMEKLARLKQGFKNGLVYMFLAILMFATLFGNGFYLIWHDHGLTGSEPVASAVAWVFQWMNPTIAAVMFFVMWWAHLLALLAFLVYIPQGKHFHLITSIFNVYYNRQDRIGTLRPIDFAALEEAEDEESMPPLGVGKIHDFTQKQMLDLYACVECGRCTNMCPATGTGKMLSPMDLIVKLRDHLTFTGAVELKKKPWVPFSFFNNTQGNQLAMAAGAEGAVIEDIYSPSLIGDVITEEEIWACTTCRNCEDQCPVMNEHVDKIIDLRRYLTMTEGKVNPDAQRAMTNIERQGNPWGLNRKEKENWRELDETVHVPTVKELKKSGEEMEYLFWVGSMGSFDNRSQKIALAFAKLMNKAGVKFAILGNKEKNSGDTPRRLGNEFLFQELATANIDEFEKNGVTKIVTIDPHAYNIFKNEYQDFGWNGEVLHHTELLYDLIQEGRLTMDHRVDETIVFHDSCYLGRYNDVFDPPREILKGIAGVKLVEMARNREDGMCCGAGGGLMWMEEHVGNRINVARTEQAIATQASVISSGCPYCLTMLSDGTKAKEVEDTVGTYDIAEILERAVFGTPEKAQVQQEQEEVAEETVAAPVEATEVEKQATAVESSTLPEEQQVATDESPVENENNEQKK, encoded by the coding sequence ATGAATACATTTTTAATTATTAACTGGATTGCATTCATCGCCGTGTTACTTTATGCGCTGGGGTTATTCGCATATTTATTAAAAACACGTTATGACTATATTCAATTGGGTCGTAAAGAAGAGTTCAATCATAAGTTTTCTGAACGTATAGAAGATATCGTTGAGAAAGTATTTGGTCAGTCAAAACTATTAAAAGATAAGAAGATGGGACTTGTCCACGTTCTGTTTTTCTACGGATTTTTAATGGTTCAGTTTGGGGCTATCGATTTAATCTGGAAAGGGCTCGCACCGGGATCACATCTTCCGTTAGGTGGTCTGTACCCGGTATTTACTTTTACACAGGAGCTTGTAGTATTAACGATTTTAATCGCGGTAGCGGTTGCATTTTACCGTCGTTATATGGAGAAACTTGCACGTTTAAAGCAAGGTTTTAAAAATGGTTTAGTTTATATGTTCTTAGCTATTTTAATGTTTGCTACATTATTCGGAAATGGCTTTTACTTAATTTGGCACGACCACGGTTTAACAGGATCAGAGCCGGTAGCTTCTGCAGTTGCCTGGGTATTCCAATGGATGAATCCGACGATTGCTGCTGTTATGTTCTTCGTTATGTGGTGGGCACACTTGCTGGCGTTATTAGCATTCCTTGTTTATATCCCGCAAGGTAAGCACTTCCACTTAATTACATCGATTTTCAACGTTTATTACAACCGTCAAGATCGTATTGGTACATTACGCCCAATCGATTTTGCCGCATTGGAAGAAGCGGAAGATGAGGAAAGTATGCCACCGCTTGGAGTCGGGAAAATCCATGATTTCACGCAAAAGCAAATGCTTGATCTGTATGCTTGCGTAGAGTGTGGGCGTTGTACGAATATGTGTCCGGCAACAGGTACAGGGAAAATGCTGTCACCGATGGACCTGATCGTAAAACTGCGTGATCATCTAACATTTACTGGTGCTGTTGAGCTCAAGAAAAAGCCTTGGGTGCCATTTTCATTCTTCAATAATACACAAGGTAACCAACTGGCAATGGCTGCTGGTGCTGAAGGTGCAGTAATTGAAGATATTTACAGCCCGTCATTAATCGGCGATGTGATCACAGAAGAAGAAATTTGGGCTTGTACAACATGCCGTAACTGTGAAGATCAATGTCCGGTAATGAACGAACATGTTGATAAAATTATCGATTTACGTCGTTATTTAACGATGACAGAAGGTAAAGTAAATCCGGATGCTCAACGTGCAATGACAAACATTGAACGACAAGGGAATCCATGGGGCTTAAACCGTAAAGAAAAAGAAAACTGGAGAGAGCTTGATGAAACAGTTCACGTTCCAACAGTAAAAGAATTGAAAAAATCTGGCGAAGAAATGGAATATTTATTCTGGGTCGGTTCAATGGGATCGTTTGATAACCGCTCACAAAAAATTGCATTGGCATTCGCTAAACTAATGAACAAAGCAGGCGTGAAGTTTGCCATTTTAGGTAACAAAGAGAAGAACTCAGGGGATACACCACGCCGTTTAGGTAATGAATTCCTGTTCCAGGAGCTTGCAACAGCCAACATTGATGAGTTTGAGAAAAATGGTGTGACGAAAATTGTAACGATTGACCCGCACGCATACAATATTTTCAAAAATGAGTATCAGGATTTCGGCTGGAACGGTGAAGTACTTCACCATACAGAATTGCTGTACGATCTGATTCAGGAAGGTCGTTTAACAATGGATCACCGTGTGGATGAAACAATCGTGTTCCATGATTCATGTTACTTAGGACGCTATAATGATGTATTCGATCCTCCACGCGAAATTCTTAAAGGAATTGCAGGCGTGAAGCTGGTTGAAATGGCGCGTAATCGCGAAGACGGTATGTGCTGTGGCGCCGGTGGTGGTTTAATGTGGATGGAAGAGCATGTCGGAAACCGTATTAACGTTGCACGTACTGAACAGGCAATCGCAACACAGGCATCTGTCATTTCTTCAGGCTGTCCTTACTGTTTAACAATGCTTTCGGATGGAACGAAAGCAAAAGAAGTGGAAGATACAGTCGGCACTTACGATATTGCGGAAATTTTAGAGCGTGCGGTATTCGGAACACCGGAAAAAGCACAAGTTCAACAAGAGCAAGAAGAAGTAGCAGAAGAAACGGTTGCAGCACCTGTAGAAGCAACTGAAGTTGAGAAACAGGCAACAGCTGTTGAATCTTCAACACTACCAGAAGAGCAGCAAGTGGCAACAGACGAATCACCGGTTGAAAATGAAAATAATGAACAAAAAAAGTAA